The following coding sequences lie in one Apus apus isolate bApuApu2 chromosome 16, bApuApu2.pri.cur, whole genome shotgun sequence genomic window:
- the ATP6V0A2 gene encoding V-type proton ATPase 116 kDa subunit a 2, producing MGSLFRGEAMCLAQLFLQSGSAYQCLSEVGERSLAEFRDLNPNVSVFQRKFVNEVKKCEEMERILGYLVQEIKKADIPLPEGDVAPPAPLMKHTLEIQEQLQKLESELREVTKNKEKLRRNLLELTEYMCMLEVTQRFVRRTAEYESSLNANYEEFPSMENEPLVDYNCMHRLGAKLGFVSGLVHIAKVEAFEKMLWRACKGYTILTYAELDESLEDPDTGEATKWFVFLVSYWGEQIGQKVKKICDCYHCHVYPYPNTAQERQVVVEGLNVRVQDLHTVLHKTEDYLRQVLCKASESIYTWVIQVKKMKAIYHVLNLCSFDVTNKCLIAEVWCPVADLQSLRHALEEGSRKSGATVSSFMNTIPTTQPPPTLIRTNKFTSGFQNIVDAYGVGNYGEVNPALFTIITFPFLFAVMFGDFGHGLLMFIFALLTILYENHPRLRRSQDEIMKMLFEGRYVILLMGLFSVYTGLIYNDCFSKSLNIFGSGWNVSAMFEQNVWGSKDLKSNQFLTLDPNVTGVYNGAYPFGIDPIWNLASNRLSFLNSFKMKMSVIFGVTHMTFGVVLGVFNHLHFKKMYNIYLVFLPELLFMICIFGYLVFLIFYKWLAYSAENSTAAPSILINFINMFLFTGGDTEDFFTGQVALQRFLLAIAFLSVPVMLFGKPLYLYWLHSGGRGIRMNRRGYKLIRKESEEELSLLRSHDVEEGSSHSESGHREGDGEEFNFADVFMNQAIHTIEYCLGCISNTASYLRLWALSLAHAQLSEVLWQMVMRVGLRVDTTYGVLLLVPLLAFFAVLTVSILLVMEGLSAFLHAIRLHWVEFQNKFYSGGGYKFTPFSFKHISLHFNKDDTA from the exons atGGGCTCGCTGTTCCGCGGCGAGGCGATGTGCCTGGCGCAGCTCTTCCTGCAGAGCGGCTCGGCCTACCAGTGCCTCAGCGAGGTGGGCGAGCGCAGCCTGGCCGAGTTCCGAGAC CTTAACCCAAATGTGAgtgtatttcagagaaaatttgtgaatgaagtaaaaaagtgtgaagaaatggaaagaataCTTG GGTATTTAgtacaagaaattaaaaaagcagatattCCACTTCCTGAAGGAGATgttgctcctcctgcccccttAATGAAACACACCTTAGAAATTCAG GAACAGTTGCAGAAGCTGGAGTCAGAATTGAGGGAAGTAaccaaaaacaaagaaaagttgAGAAGAAACCTGCTTGAACTGACAGAGTACATGTGCATGTTGGAGGTCACACAAAGATTTGTCAGGAGAACAGCTGAG tatgaATCCAGCTTGAATGCCAATTATGAGGAATTTCCCTCTATGGAAAATGAGCCATTAGTGGATTACAACTGTATGCACAGACTGGGTGCCAAACTGGG aTTCGTATCTGGCTTAGTTCACATAGCAAAAGttgaagcatttgaaaaaatgCTGTGGAGAGCCTGCAAAGGCTACACTATTCTTACATATGCAGAGTTGGATGAAAGTCTGGAAGATCCAGATACA ggtgaAGCCACaaaatggtttgtttttttagtgtcCTATTGGGGTGAACAAATTGGCCAGAAAGTTAAGAAGATTTGTGACTG CTATCACTGCCATGTGTATCCCTATCCAAACACTGCCCAGGAGCGCCAGGTGGTTGTTGAAGGACTAAATGTTCGGGTTCAGGATCTTCATACT GTGCTGCATAAAACTGAGGATTATTTACGCCAAGTCTTGTGTAAAGCATCTGAATCCATCTATACGTGGGTTATCCAAGTGAAAAAGATGAAAGCCATTTATCATGTACTCAACCTGTGCAGTTTTGATGTcacaaataaatgtttaattgcTGAGGTTTGGTGTCCAGTGGCTGATCTGCAGAGTTTACGCCATGCCTTGGAGGAGGGTTCA AGGAAGAGTGGAGCTACAGTTTCTTCATTCATGAATACCATCCCAACAACTCAGCCCCCTCCAACTTTGATACGTACCAATAAATTCACCTCAGGGTTCCAAAACATCGTTGATGCTTATGGAGTTGGAAACTATGGGGAAGTTAATCCAG CTCTCTTCACCATCATCACTTTTCCCTTCTTGTTTGCTGTTATGTTTGGAGACTTTGGGCATGGTCTGCTGATGTTCATATTTGCACTCCTGACAATACTGTATGAAAACCACCCTAGATTACGAAGATCACAAGATGAG ataatgaaaatgttatttgaagGCAGATACGTTATTTTATTAATGGGTCTGTTTTCTGTGTACACTGGGCTGATCTATAATGACTGTTTTTCCAAGTCATTAAATATCTTTGGTTCTGGATGGAATGTTTCAGCAATGTTTGAGCAGAACGTTTGGGG ttcTAAGGATCTGAAGTCTAATCAGTTTTTAACACTGGATCCAAATGTTACTGGTGTGTACAACGGAGCTTATCCCTTTGGAATTGATCCG ATCTGGAATTTGGCAAGCAACCGTCTCAgttttttaaactctttcaaaatgaaaatgtctgtgATTTTTGGAGTAACTCACATGACGTTTGGAGTTGTATTGGGGGTATTTAACCACTT gCATTTTAAGAAGATGTAtaatatttatttggtttttcttcctgaaCTTTTATTCATGATATGCATCTTTGGCTACCTTGTGTTTTTGATCTTCTATAAATGGTTAGCATACTCTGCAGAGAACTCTACAGCTGCTCCTAGTattctgattaattttattaacaTGTTCCTGTTCACTGGTGGGGACACAGAGGACTTCTTCACTGGACAG GTTGCTCTACAGAGGTTTTTACTTgctattgcttttctttctgttcctgtgATGCTTTTTGGGAAACCACTTTATTTATATTGGTTGCACAGTGGAGGCCGTGGCATAAGAATGAACAGG AGGGGCTACAAGCTGAttagaaaagaaagtgaagaagaaCTTTCTCTGCTGAGATCTCATGATGTGGAAGAAGGAAGCAGTCATTCAGAGAGTGGGCACAGAGAGGGGGATGGAGAAGAG tttaattttgcagatgtttttatGAATCAAGCAATTCATACCATTGAATATTGTCTGGGATGCATTTCTAATACAGCCTCATATCTGAGACTCTGGGCATTAAGTCTTGCTCATGCAC AGTTATCAGAAGTTCTGTGGCAAATGGTGATGAGAGTAGGTCTTCGTGTGGATACAACATACGGTGTCTTACTGCTGGTCCCTCTTCTAGCCTTCTTTGCTGTGCTAACAGTGTCTATTCTTTTGGTCATGGAGGggctttctgcctttctccatgCTATACGACTTCACTG GGTGGAATTTCAGAACAAATTCTACTCTGGTGGAGGATACAAGTTTACACCTTTCTCTTTCAAGCacatttctttacattttaataaagatgATACGGCCTAG
- the TCTN2 gene encoding tectonic-2 isoform X2 — MAAALGALPPLLLVLVGPCPGQRAGLPVFQPSFIHMSGPRVHSFFLGNSSGVKFSVILSPVPEKAGNLQVANCSGSARAGDWDLNVTPGMSASKVTISLTRSLELCLPNATECCSAPLCLLETLQVLACRESVVLAHLLIQAEIYANSSFAGNVSENATIIPNQVFQPLGSCPCDLTAGACDVRCCCDLECTPDLKQLFNGSCFTGVFGGDVNPPFDQLCTSNSMEYTPDWFPFLCVQSSLNNTPFLGYFYHGSTSTPRVPPFKIPLQTSPGRLFTGYRQGDPIMTEENEYFTIPQRSMAGQCVGNAPLAYLQNLDVKCLTNLASYKEGLSHDVRINSGAGDFIQPNVVYGNITGRGKFVTGSGSLHSAEVLCQDVTFAEHYIFTWEEENIEQINVTVFLGSLCDGEILTQRFTVKFISLKSTNATELFGNPGYQVGKPVRAANMNSSDTFGSLNIWQPDSFSGCILEVGMDEDCSLLRGNVTEKLSSLIQSTHVGKRDNSSASDLNDWVEIRRLNPFISDTSGSTGSPKGICPDIPSNLNIRIIFAEVGAVEGIPQQEILAVQISYSTVRWQFQCGLTCENSISFLPITASVQFIKVPAQPPIPMTRFQINYTEFDCNRNDVCWPQLLYPLTRFYTGEPYSQSLAKGLTLVFLVVLAAIMSSPCFSKLWNDSLT, encoded by the exons ATGGCGGCCGCTCTCGgggcgctgccgccgctgctgctggtgctggtgggtcCCTGCCCCGGGCAGCGGGCTGGCCTTCCCG tCTTTCAGCCTTCATTTATCCATATGTCAGGGCCCAGAGtacattcattttttcttggaaattcTTCAGGAGTTAAATTTTCTGTCATCTTAAGTCCTGTACCTGAAAAGGCAG GAAATTTGCAAGTTGCAAATTGCAGTGGAAGTGCAAGAGCTGGTGATTGGGATTTGAATGTAACACCTGGCATG agtgctTCCAAAGTTACCATAAGCTTGACCAGAAGCCTGGAGCTGTGCTTGCCCAATGCCACTGagtgctgctcagcacctctcTGCTTGCTGGAGACACTTCAGGTTTTAGCCTGTCGTGAGTCTGTGGTGTTGGCTCATCTCCTGATTCAAGCTGAAATATATGCCAACTCTTCCTTTGCTGGAAACGTGTCAG aaaatgcCACCATCATCCCAAACCAAGTGTTTCAGCCATTGGGCTCATGTCCTTGTGACTTGACAGCTGGAGCTTGTGATGTTCGTTGTTGCTGTGATCTG GAGTGCACACCAGACCTGAAGCAGTTGTTCAATGGATCATGTTTCACTGGGGTCTTTGGTGGGGATGTGAACCCCCCTTTTGATCAGCTGTGCACATCTAATTCGATGGAATATACCCCTGATTGGTTTCCCTTCCTGTGTGTACAGTCCTCTCTTAACAATACACCATTTCTTGGCTACTTTTATCATGGCTCTAC TTCTACACCCAGAGTTCCTCCATTTAAGATCCCTTTACAAACTTCTCCTGGGAGACTGTTCACTGGTTATAGACAAGGAGATCCAATtatgacagaagaaaatgagtattttaCCATTCCCCAG CGATCCATGGCTGGACAGTGTGTTGGGAATGCCCCCCTAGCCTATCTCCAGAACTTGGATGTCAAATGCCTCACCAATCTAGCATCCTACAAGGAGGGGCTGTCCCATGACGTGAGGATAAACAGTGGTGCTGGAG ACTTCATCCAACCAAATGTTGTCTATGGGAACATCACTGGCAGGGGCAAGTTCGTCACTGGAAGTG GAAGCCTTCATTCTGCTGAGGTTCTGTGTCAAGATGTAACTTTTGCAGAGCATTATATCTTCACTTGGGAAGAGGAGAACATAGAGCAAATCAATGTCACTGTCTTCCTTGGAAGTCTGTGTGATGGAG aaatACTGACACAGAGATTCACAGTCAAATTCATAAGCTTAAAGAGCACTAATGCAACAGAACTGTTTGGGAACCCAG GTTATCAAGTTGGAAAACCAGTGAGAGCTGCAAATATGAATTCTTCTGATACATTTGGAAGCCTGAACATTTGGCAGCCAG ATTCATTCTCTGGGTGCATTCTAGAAGTTGGTATGGATGAAGATTGCAGCCTTTTAAG GGGAAATGTAACTGAGAAATTGAGTTCATTAATACAATCTACTCATGTTGGAAAGAGGGACAACTCAAGTGCCAGTGACCTGAATGACTGGGTGGAAATCAGAC GTCTCAACCCATTTATTTCTGACACCAGTGGGAGCACTGGAAGCCCCAAAGGCATTTGTCCAGATATTCCTTCTAATCTGAATATCCGCATCATCTTTGCTGAAGTGGGTGCAGTAGAAGGGATTCCCCAGCAGGAGATTCTTGCTGTGCAGATCAG TTACTCAACAGTCAGATGGCAATTCCAGTGTGGGCTTACCTGTGAAAACAGCATCAGCTTTCTTCCCATCACTGCTTCTGTTCAGTTTATTAAAGTGCCAGCTCAGCCACCCATTCCAATGACAAG atttCAGATTAATTACACAGAATTTGACTGCAACCGAAACGACGTGTGTTGGCCACAACTTCTTTATCCACTGACACGGTTTTACACAG gagaaCCATATTCCCAGAGTCTTGCTAAGGGCCTCACACTGGTGTTTCTTGTTGTACTTGCAGCAATTATGAGTAGCCcttgtttttctaaattatgGAATGATTCCTTGACTTAA
- the TCTN2 gene encoding tectonic-2 isoform X3, giving the protein MSGPRVHSFFLGNSSGVKFSVILSPVPEKAGNLQVANCSGSARAGDWDLNVTPGMSASKVTISLTRSLELCLPNATECCSAPLCLLETLQVLACRESVVLAHLLIQAEIYANSSFAGNVSENATIIPNQVFQPLGSCPCDLTAGACDVRCCCDLECTPDLKQLFNGSCFTGVFGGDVNPPFDQLCTSNSMEYTPDWFPFLCVQSSLNNTPFLGYFYHGSTSTPRVPPFKIPLQTSPGRLFTGYRQGDPIMTEENEYFTIPQRSMAGQCVGNAPLAYLQNLDVKCLTNLASYKEGLSHDVRINSGAGDFIQPNVVYGNITGRGKFVTGSGSLHSAEVLCQDVTFAEHYIFTWEEENIEQINVTVFLGSLCDGEILTQRFTVKFISLKSTNATELFGNPGYQVGKPVRAANMNSSDTFGSLNIWQPAGRGLCTSATYTPVLFGLDSFSGCILEVGMDEDCSLLRGNVTEKLSSLIQSTHVGKRDNSSASDLNDWVEIRRLNPFISDTSGSTGSPKGICPDIPSNLNIRIIFAEVGAVEGIPQQEILAVQISYSTVRWQFQCGLTCENSISFLPITASVQFIKVPAQPPIPMTRFQINYTEFDCNRNDVCWPQLLYPLTRFYTGEPYSQSLAKGLTLVFLVVLAAIMSSPCFSKLWNDSLT; this is encoded by the exons ATGTCAGGGCCCAGAGtacattcattttttcttggaaattcTTCAGGAGTTAAATTTTCTGTCATCTTAAGTCCTGTACCTGAAAAGGCAG GAAATTTGCAAGTTGCAAATTGCAGTGGAAGTGCAAGAGCTGGTGATTGGGATTTGAATGTAACACCTGGCATG agtgctTCCAAAGTTACCATAAGCTTGACCAGAAGCCTGGAGCTGTGCTTGCCCAATGCCACTGagtgctgctcagcacctctcTGCTTGCTGGAGACACTTCAGGTTTTAGCCTGTCGTGAGTCTGTGGTGTTGGCTCATCTCCTGATTCAAGCTGAAATATATGCCAACTCTTCCTTTGCTGGAAACGTGTCAG aaaatgcCACCATCATCCCAAACCAAGTGTTTCAGCCATTGGGCTCATGTCCTTGTGACTTGACAGCTGGAGCTTGTGATGTTCGTTGTTGCTGTGATCTG GAGTGCACACCAGACCTGAAGCAGTTGTTCAATGGATCATGTTTCACTGGGGTCTTTGGTGGGGATGTGAACCCCCCTTTTGATCAGCTGTGCACATCTAATTCGATGGAATATACCCCTGATTGGTTTCCCTTCCTGTGTGTACAGTCCTCTCTTAACAATACACCATTTCTTGGCTACTTTTATCATGGCTCTAC TTCTACACCCAGAGTTCCTCCATTTAAGATCCCTTTACAAACTTCTCCTGGGAGACTGTTCACTGGTTATAGACAAGGAGATCCAATtatgacagaagaaaatgagtattttaCCATTCCCCAG CGATCCATGGCTGGACAGTGTGTTGGGAATGCCCCCCTAGCCTATCTCCAGAACTTGGATGTCAAATGCCTCACCAATCTAGCATCCTACAAGGAGGGGCTGTCCCATGACGTGAGGATAAACAGTGGTGCTGGAG ACTTCATCCAACCAAATGTTGTCTATGGGAACATCACTGGCAGGGGCAAGTTCGTCACTGGAAGTG GAAGCCTTCATTCTGCTGAGGTTCTGTGTCAAGATGTAACTTTTGCAGAGCATTATATCTTCACTTGGGAAGAGGAGAACATAGAGCAAATCAATGTCACTGTCTTCCTTGGAAGTCTGTGTGATGGAG aaatACTGACACAGAGATTCACAGTCAAATTCATAAGCTTAAAGAGCACTAATGCAACAGAACTGTTTGGGAACCCAG GTTATCAAGTTGGAAAACCAGTGAGAGCTGCAAATATGAATTCTTCTGATACATTTGGAAGCCTGAACATTTGGCAGCCAG CTGGCAGAGGTTTATGTACGTCAGCAACTTACACACCAGTTCTGTTTGGACTAGATTCATTCTCTGGGTGCATTCTAGAAGTTGGTATGGATGAAGATTGCAGCCTTTTAAG GGGAAATGTAACTGAGAAATTGAGTTCATTAATACAATCTACTCATGTTGGAAAGAGGGACAACTCAAGTGCCAGTGACCTGAATGACTGGGTGGAAATCAGAC GTCTCAACCCATTTATTTCTGACACCAGTGGGAGCACTGGAAGCCCCAAAGGCATTTGTCCAGATATTCCTTCTAATCTGAATATCCGCATCATCTTTGCTGAAGTGGGTGCAGTAGAAGGGATTCCCCAGCAGGAGATTCTTGCTGTGCAGATCAG TTACTCAACAGTCAGATGGCAATTCCAGTGTGGGCTTACCTGTGAAAACAGCATCAGCTTTCTTCCCATCACTGCTTCTGTTCAGTTTATTAAAGTGCCAGCTCAGCCACCCATTCCAATGACAAG atttCAGATTAATTACACAGAATTTGACTGCAACCGAAACGACGTGTGTTGGCCACAACTTCTTTATCCACTGACACGGTTTTACACAG gagaaCCATATTCCCAGAGTCTTGCTAAGGGCCTCACACTGGTGTTTCTTGTTGTACTTGCAGCAATTATGAGTAGCCcttgtttttctaaattatgGAATGATTCCTTGACTTAA
- the TCTN2 gene encoding tectonic-2 isoform X1: protein MAAALGALPPLLLVLVGPCPGQRAGLPVFQPSFIHMSGPRVHSFFLGNSSGVKFSVILSPVPEKAGNLQVANCSGSARAGDWDLNVTPGMSASKVTISLTRSLELCLPNATECCSAPLCLLETLQVLACRESVVLAHLLIQAEIYANSSFAGNVSENATIIPNQVFQPLGSCPCDLTAGACDVRCCCDLECTPDLKQLFNGSCFTGVFGGDVNPPFDQLCTSNSMEYTPDWFPFLCVQSSLNNTPFLGYFYHGSTSTPRVPPFKIPLQTSPGRLFTGYRQGDPIMTEENEYFTIPQRSMAGQCVGNAPLAYLQNLDVKCLTNLASYKEGLSHDVRINSGAGDFIQPNVVYGNITGRGKFVTGSGSLHSAEVLCQDVTFAEHYIFTWEEENIEQINVTVFLGSLCDGEILTQRFTVKFISLKSTNATELFGNPGYQVGKPVRAANMNSSDTFGSLNIWQPAGRGLCTSATYTPVLFGLDSFSGCILEVGMDEDCSLLRGNVTEKLSSLIQSTHVGKRDNSSASDLNDWVEIRRLNPFISDTSGSTGSPKGICPDIPSNLNIRIIFAEVGAVEGIPQQEILAVQISYSTVRWQFQCGLTCENSISFLPITASVQFIKVPAQPPIPMTRFQINYTEFDCNRNDVCWPQLLYPLTRFYTGEPYSQSLAKGLTLVFLVVLAAIMSSPCFSKLWNDSLT from the exons ATGGCGGCCGCTCTCGgggcgctgccgccgctgctgctggtgctggtgggtcCCTGCCCCGGGCAGCGGGCTGGCCTTCCCG tCTTTCAGCCTTCATTTATCCATATGTCAGGGCCCAGAGtacattcattttttcttggaaattcTTCAGGAGTTAAATTTTCTGTCATCTTAAGTCCTGTACCTGAAAAGGCAG GAAATTTGCAAGTTGCAAATTGCAGTGGAAGTGCAAGAGCTGGTGATTGGGATTTGAATGTAACACCTGGCATG agtgctTCCAAAGTTACCATAAGCTTGACCAGAAGCCTGGAGCTGTGCTTGCCCAATGCCACTGagtgctgctcagcacctctcTGCTTGCTGGAGACACTTCAGGTTTTAGCCTGTCGTGAGTCTGTGGTGTTGGCTCATCTCCTGATTCAAGCTGAAATATATGCCAACTCTTCCTTTGCTGGAAACGTGTCAG aaaatgcCACCATCATCCCAAACCAAGTGTTTCAGCCATTGGGCTCATGTCCTTGTGACTTGACAGCTGGAGCTTGTGATGTTCGTTGTTGCTGTGATCTG GAGTGCACACCAGACCTGAAGCAGTTGTTCAATGGATCATGTTTCACTGGGGTCTTTGGTGGGGATGTGAACCCCCCTTTTGATCAGCTGTGCACATCTAATTCGATGGAATATACCCCTGATTGGTTTCCCTTCCTGTGTGTACAGTCCTCTCTTAACAATACACCATTTCTTGGCTACTTTTATCATGGCTCTAC TTCTACACCCAGAGTTCCTCCATTTAAGATCCCTTTACAAACTTCTCCTGGGAGACTGTTCACTGGTTATAGACAAGGAGATCCAATtatgacagaagaaaatgagtattttaCCATTCCCCAG CGATCCATGGCTGGACAGTGTGTTGGGAATGCCCCCCTAGCCTATCTCCAGAACTTGGATGTCAAATGCCTCACCAATCTAGCATCCTACAAGGAGGGGCTGTCCCATGACGTGAGGATAAACAGTGGTGCTGGAG ACTTCATCCAACCAAATGTTGTCTATGGGAACATCACTGGCAGGGGCAAGTTCGTCACTGGAAGTG GAAGCCTTCATTCTGCTGAGGTTCTGTGTCAAGATGTAACTTTTGCAGAGCATTATATCTTCACTTGGGAAGAGGAGAACATAGAGCAAATCAATGTCACTGTCTTCCTTGGAAGTCTGTGTGATGGAG aaatACTGACACAGAGATTCACAGTCAAATTCATAAGCTTAAAGAGCACTAATGCAACAGAACTGTTTGGGAACCCAG GTTATCAAGTTGGAAAACCAGTGAGAGCTGCAAATATGAATTCTTCTGATACATTTGGAAGCCTGAACATTTGGCAGCCAG CTGGCAGAGGTTTATGTACGTCAGCAACTTACACACCAGTTCTGTTTGGACTAGATTCATTCTCTGGGTGCATTCTAGAAGTTGGTATGGATGAAGATTGCAGCCTTTTAAG GGGAAATGTAACTGAGAAATTGAGTTCATTAATACAATCTACTCATGTTGGAAAGAGGGACAACTCAAGTGCCAGTGACCTGAATGACTGGGTGGAAATCAGAC GTCTCAACCCATTTATTTCTGACACCAGTGGGAGCACTGGAAGCCCCAAAGGCATTTGTCCAGATATTCCTTCTAATCTGAATATCCGCATCATCTTTGCTGAAGTGGGTGCAGTAGAAGGGATTCCCCAGCAGGAGATTCTTGCTGTGCAGATCAG TTACTCAACAGTCAGATGGCAATTCCAGTGTGGGCTTACCTGTGAAAACAGCATCAGCTTTCTTCCCATCACTGCTTCTGTTCAGTTTATTAAAGTGCCAGCTCAGCCACCCATTCCAATGACAAG atttCAGATTAATTACACAGAATTTGACTGCAACCGAAACGACGTGTGTTGGCCACAACTTCTTTATCCACTGACACGGTTTTACACAG gagaaCCATATTCCCAGAGTCTTGCTAAGGGCCTCACACTGGTGTTTCTTGTTGTACTTGCAGCAATTATGAGTAGCCcttgtttttctaaattatgGAATGATTCCTTGACTTAA